The Chiloscyllium plagiosum isolate BGI_BamShark_2017 chromosome 28, ASM401019v2, whole genome shotgun sequence genome includes a region encoding these proteins:
- the rffl gene encoding E3 ubiquitin-protein ligase rififylin: MWASCCNWFCVDNQTMDEPEHNPRRQAYTNAGYNSQSPPAGLGHTCRACGSQFENPLRKHVCVDCKKDFCTACSVQPENSPKMCHTCQRFRATDFERGELMKLKVKDLRDYLQLHEISMEMCREKSDLVDLVLGQRPPIALTHHMHIPVYRMDNPEQQYFIPNAHTETTASTSRDDPPPYGANSPEQSRQANLLNTETTVENQNESVPPVEDETESIDSEEIAAPGRHRASLSDLTCVEDIEALTVRQLKEILARNFVDYKGCCEKWELMERVTRLYNEQKDLQNQCGNESSGVDDNLCKICMDSPIDCVLLECGHMVTCTKCGKRMSECPICRQFVIRAVHVFKS, from the exons ATGTGGGCCTCATGCTGCAACTGGTTCTGTGTGGACAACCAGACCATGGATGAACCTGAACATAATCCTCGAAGGCAGGCATACACTAATGCAGGCTACAACTCTCAATCACCTCCAGCTGGATTGGGACACACGTGCAGAGCTTGTGGTTCCCAATTTGAAAATCCACTGAGAAAG cacgTATGTGTGGACTGTAAGAAGGATTTCTGCACGGCCTGCTCAGTCCAACCTGAGAACAGTCCCAAAATGTGCCACACTTGTCAGAGATTCCGTGCCACTGACTTTGAGCGAGGAGAGCTAATGAAACTGAAAGTGAAAGACTTGCGTGATTACCTCCAACTACATGAAATTTCGATGGAGATGTGTAGGGAGAAGTCAGACCTGGTGGACCTAGTGCTGGGACAGCGCCCTCCGATTGCTCTGACCCATCACATGCATATTCCTGTTTATAGAATGGACAATCCTGAGCAGCAATACTTTATTCCAAATGCACATACAGAGACAACAGCATCTACCTCACGGGATGATCCACCACCATATGGAGCAAATAGCCCAGAACAGTCTCGGCAAGCAAACCTG TTGAATACAGAAACGACAGTAGAGAATCAGAATGAGTCTGTGCCACCAGTGGAGGATGAGACAGAG TCCATTGATTCAGAGGAGATCGCGGCTCCAGGCCGGCACCGAGCCTCCCTATCAGATTTGACTTGTGTTGAAGATATCGAAGCTCTTACAGTACGTCAGCTAAAAGAAATACTAGCACGAAATTTTGTAGATTACAAAGGGTGCTGCGAAAAGTGGGAGCTGATGGAGCGAGTGACAAGGCTGTATAATGAACAAAAGGATCTTCAGAATCAGT GTGGGAATGAATCGTCAGGTGTTGATGACAATCTCTGTAAAATATGCATGGACTCTCCAATTGACTGTGTGCTGCTGGAGTGTGGCCATATGGTCACGTGTACTAAGTGTGGGAAACGCATGAGTGAATGCCCCATTTGCAGGCAGTTTGTTATCCGAGCTGTACATGTCTTCAAGTCTTGA